A single window of Aspergillus puulaauensis MK2 DNA, chromosome 5, nearly complete sequence DNA harbors:
- a CDS encoding E3 ubiquitin-protein ligase SSM4 (BUSCO:EOG09260DFJ;~COG:O;~EggNog:ENOG410PHMD;~InterPro:IPR013083,IPR011016;~PFAM:PF12906;~TransMembrane:17 (o124-143i283-302o731-752i759-783o789-809i871-888o970-989i1019-1046o1066-1084i1125-1148o1168-1186i1327-1350o1370-1389i1424-1449o1469-1485i1514-1535o1555-1574i);~go_function: GO:0008270 - zinc ion binding [Evidence IEA]) yields MDFPGRFPHEFAGSSSFHDIMNDPAFDTNRKGKEREYEEPDTCRICRGEATDQDQLYYPCKCSGSIRFVHQPCLVQWLAHSQKKHCELCKTPFHFTKVYDPDMPDSLPTLLFMKQLSIHSLRTVITWLRWVLVAFVWLGWLPWSMRAIWRALFWLADGRWSDGVPQKSYQGNNVSAPIDGATLTTSSLAVETSSIVAQSPLDPAASMFGFSSGEPILLKLMKKAFSTLFFPAMSSSFGSTHSNVTTLPYKRRPSWLSDVKFLNSLTPSPTINNILLDTLEGQLITLLVVISFILIFLIREWVVQQQPLDNIAEGEREAADQLIANNRPPPHAEAPEPEPEPEPEHELEHERQYEPAPREELPEPDIPQYEESEIHANDVAEDNSRSTELPRPGVGLELPPRGPLRFEAPPNIRNLLAEGPVTPPIRRNLESNDGFNFEVPVARQTPQMNQQRPTVNMELYMELWRRTQGDSQQMLRLVREDPRYAELAWHVNAINRHTQLSNNFPRSRLSDFTVNTDGDAEADDAFTPPPEASSQSWRVPNNTEADSSNAFFGGSAGRNMSFNPEIRTQQIPASRSGNLEAEAREREPEPSHETVENSVDSGIAGSDTAVADADSAEDTQPPPETSPNAAEHPQGMTKRVLDWFWADVIPEDSNQAPQPDVDEEVADEPALEGPLEHEADDGNFDADGIAADNAAFPDMGVDPNDFDAIEEADDLEGILELIGMQGPIFGLLQNGVFCALLISFTVAAGIWLPYLAGKIALVLLANPVQFVVGVPMTAVSVFADVVLDTLIGSLGYVMYWTSLISKLLLSPFATLVPLTEWTKPITSASLSLIDASSQRLGSVMNTFFVFHEADVPMFSVLSHQALKIHEARIASLIHIVFLLGKFILHDIPLQIGSLSLSKVISFSYDTASVGDGLTSARDEVYDAGYDIYTRFFSAPAAWASPHVTGLTTNGTIDYNLVVWDTKDRTIAIFMGYLLASIVGLVYLRVARFVSGTDRGQRVEGMVAEGLHQAGGVMKVILIIGIEMIVFPLYCGALLDIALLPLFENATFSSRSLFTSTYPLTSLFVHWFIGTCYMFHFALFVSMCRKTMRSGVLYFIRDPDDPTFHPVRDVLERNITTQLRKIAFSALVYGALVIVCLGGVVWGIYYGFDGVLPAHWSSKEPVLEFPADLLFYNFGIPLAIQAFKPSDGLHNLYSWWFRKCARFLRLSDFFFGERHTDEEGRRPQVWWSLLLGSKPNDEPTATGEDQQSDADEKHVENLPKVDGKFVRVPASDQVRIPKGSPVFLEVTETNERVDGKPENDQGLHGRGNDQFTKVYVPPFFRTRIAAFIFLIWMFAAATGVGVTIVPLVIGRKIMSFYVPGRPVNDVYALSVGMGAACGVACLLAFCRSCFRALTGRLGPYLRSPLEASREAAGVLVRGLQILYIGAAFVIFLPAVFALTIELYVLVPIHTYLGREQDHVIHFVQDWALGVLYVQMAVKLALWHTRSRPAAVLNGLFRDGWLKPNVKLATRALLLPITLLAIVAVTLPLSFGFASNSLIFSASPELQPMVYRYAYPVTMAMGLMVWFFYLVCRQVEVWQVSIRDEFFLIGERLHNFREKRAREVGVPRRVITG; encoded by the exons ATGGATTTCCCGGGGCGCTTCCCCCACGAGTTTGCGGGCTCCTCGAGCTTTCACGATATAATGAACGACCCTGCCTTTGATACAAATAGAAAAGGGAAGGAGAGGGAATACGAAGAACCGGATACCTGTCGAATCTGTCGCGGAGAAGCTACGGACCAGGACCAACTATACTATCCCTGCAAATGTAGCGGTAGTATAAGGTTCGTGCACCAACCTTGCCTCGTGCAATGGTTAGCTCATTCCCAGAAGAAGCACTGTGAGCTGTGCAAGACTCCGTTCCACTTTACAAAAGTATACGACCCGGATATGCCCGATAGCTTGCCGACGCTCTTGTTTATGAAACAACTGTCCATACATTCGCTCCGGACTGTTATTACATGGTTGCGCTGGGTCCTCGTGGCGTTTGTCTGGCTTGGATGGCTGCCATGGTCGATGAGGGCCATCTGGAGGGCGTTGTTCTGGCTCGCTGATGGTCGGTGGTCAGATGGTGTTCCTCAGAAAAGCTATCAAGGAAATAATGTGTCTGCGCCGATTGATGGTGCAACATTAACGACAAGCTCTCTGGCTGTTGAAACCAGTTCGATTGTGGCACAATCCCCACTGGATCCTGCCGCGTCAATGTTCGGTTTCTCTTCAGGTGAACCTATACTACTCAAACTTATGAAAAAGGCCTTTTCTACGCTGTTCTTTCCCGCGATGTCATCGAGTTTTGGATCTACCCATTCAAACGTAACAACACTTCCGTACAAACGCCGACCGTCCTGGCTTTCGGACGTCAAGTTCCTAAACTCGTTGACTCCGTCACCGACAATTAATAATATCCTTCTTGACACACTAGAAGGCCAGCTCATTACCTTGCTTGTCGTTATCTcgtttattcttatattccTTATCCGCGAATGGGTTgttcaacaacaacctctgGACAATATTGCTGAGGGAGAGCGTGAGGCTGCGGATCAATTAATAGCAAATAACCGCCCTCCCCCTCATGCTGAAGCTCCCGAGCCAGAGCCCGAGCCGGAACCCGAACATGAACTTGAGCATGAGCGTCAGTACGAGCCTGCTCCCCGCGAAGAGTTACCGGAACCAGATATCCCACAATACGAGGAAAGTGAGATTCACGCCAACGATGTTGCTGAGGATAACTCGAGAAGTACCGAGTTACCGAGACCAGGTGTCGGACTTGAACTGCCTCCCCGTGGGCCTTTGCGGTTTGAGGCACCCCCGAATATACGGAATTTGCTCGCGGAAGGGCCTGTCACACCTCCGATTCGTCGGAATCTTGAGAGCAATGATGGGTTTAATTTCGAAGTTCCAGTCGCTCGGCAAACACCACAAATGAACCAGCAACGACCTACTGTCAATATGGAGCTGTACATGGAGCTCTGGCGCCGTACTCAGGGTGATTCTCAGCAAATGTTAAGACTTGTTCGTGAAGACCCTCGTTATGCAGAACTTGCCTGGCATGTTAATGCTATTAATAGACATACGCAATTGTCTAATAACTTTCCACGATCTCGCCTTTCTGATTTTACCGTAAACACAGACGGGGACGCGGAGGCCGATGACGCTTTCACGCCGCCTCCAGAAGCCTCTTCGCAAAGCTGGCGTGTGCCCAATAATACCGAAGCCGACAGTTCCAACGCGTTCTTCGGTGGATCCGCCGGTAGAAACATGTCTTTTAACCCAGAAATTCGAACCCAGCAGATACCGGCTTCCAGATCTGGCAACCTGGAAGCTGAAGCCCGGGAACGAGAGCCAGAACCGAGCCATGAAACAGTGGAAAATAGCGTGGACAGTGGAATAGCTGGCTCGGACACCGCAGTTGCGGATGCTGATTCGGCTGAAGATACACAGCCTCCGCCGGAAACCTCTCCGAACGCTGCCGAACATCCTCAGGGCATGACCAAGAGAGTGCTCGATTGGTTCTGGGCCGACGTCATCCCAGAAGATTCGAACCAGGCACCCCAGCCAGatgtggacgaggaggtgGCGGACGAACCTGCTCTTGAAGGACCATTGGAGCACGAAGCCGACGATGGCAACTTCGATGCCGATGGTATCGCCGCAGATAACGCTGCCTTCCCCGATATGGGCGTTGACCCGAATGATTTTGATGCGATTGAAGAAGCTGATGATCTCGAGGGAATTTTGGAACTTATCGGCATGCAGGGTCCGATTTTTGGTTTATTACAGAACGGTGTTTTCTGCGCCCTACTGATCTCCTTTACCGTAGCCGCGGGAATCTGGCTTCCTTACCTTGCCGGAAAGATCGCACTTGTCCTTTTAGCGAATCCTGTGCAATTCGTCGTTGGTGTTCCTATGACGGCGGTGTCAGTCTTTGCGGACGTGGTCCTCGACACCCTTATTGGTAGTTTGGGCTATGTCATGTACTGGACAAGTTTAATCAGCAAGCTGCTTCTTAGTCCTTTTGCAACTCTTGTCCCATTGACAGAGTGGACTAAGCCCATAACCAGTGCGTCGCTATCGCTCATTGATGCCAGCAGTCAGAGACTGGGCAGTGTGATGAATactttctttgtcttccacGAGGCCGATGTCCCCATGTTCTCTGTCCTTTCACATCAAGCCTTGAAGATTCATGAAGCGCGAATTGCCTCGCTGATCCACATAGTCTTCTTGCTGGGGAAGTTCATTCTTCATGACATTCCCCTGCAGATTGGGTCGCTTTCATTGTCCAAGGTCATCTCGTTCAGCTACGATACGGCAAGTGTCGGTGATGGACTCACTTCGGCTCGGGACGAGGTTTATGATGCCGGCTACGACATATATACTCGATTTTTCTCGGCTCCAGCGGCTTGGGCTAGCCCGCATGTGACTGGGCTTACCACGAATGGAACAATCGACTACAATTTGGTAGTCTGGGACACAAAGGATCGCACGATCGCTATCTTTATGGGTTACCTTCTCGCTTCAATCGTGGGTTTGGTTTATCTTAGAGTGGCCCGATTTGTCTCTGGAACCGACCGAGGGCAAAGGGTTGAGGGCATGGTTGCAGAAGGGCTTCACCAAGCCGGCGGGGTCATGAAGGTCATTCTAATCATCGGCATTGAGATGATAGTCTTTCCACTATATTGTGGGGCTTTGCTCGATATAGCATTACTACCTCTTTTCGAAAATGCTACATTTTCATCTCGAAGTCTCTTTACATCGACATACCCGCTCACCTCCCTCTTCGTCCATTGGTTTATTGGAACTTGTTATATGTTCCACTTTGCTCTCTTTGTCTCCATGTGCAGGAAGACTATGAGAAGCGGTGTCCTCT ATTTTATTCGTGACCCTGATGACCCTACTTTCCACCCTGTGCGTGACGTACTCGAGCGGAACATCACTACGCAACTCCGCAAGATCGCCTTTAGTGCGCTTGTATATGGCGCTCTTGTCATTGTTTGCCTTGGTGGAGTTGTTTGGGGCATTTACTACGGCTTCGACGGCGTCCTCCCGGCGCATTGGTCATCCAAAGAACCAGTGCTCGAGTTCCCAGCAGATCTCTTGTTCTATAACTTTGGCATTCCTTTGGCCATCCAAGCTTTCAAACCCTCGGATGGGCTACACAACTTGTACAGTTGGTGGTTCCGGAAATGTGCTCGCTTCTTACGCTTGTcagatttcttcttcggcgagaGACATACTGACGAAGAAGGGAGGCGTCCACAGGTTTGGTGGAGCTTGCTGTTAGGCAGCAAGCCAAATGATGAACCAACTGCCACTGGAGAGGATCAACAATCCGACGCTGATGAAAAACATGTGGAAAACCTTCCCAAAGTGGATGGAAAATTTGTTAGGGTCCCGGCTTCTGACCAGGTCCGCATCCCTAAGGGGAGCCCGGTGTTTTTGGAAGTGACTGAGACGAACGAACGAGTTGACGGAAAGCCTGAAAATGACCAAGGACTTCACGGCCGAGGAAATGACCAATTTACCAAGGTTTATGTCCCGCCGTTCTTCAGAACCAGAATTGCAGCTTTCATTTTCTTGATCTGGATGTTTGCGGCTGCGACGGGAGTAGGCGTCACCATTGTTCCTTTGGTTATTGGCCGCAAGATTATGTCTTTCTACGTCCCGGGTCGGCCAGTGAATGACGTTTACGCCCTGTCTGTAGGCATGGGCGCTGCTTGTGGTGTTGCCTGCCTTCTCGCATTTTGTCGGTCTTGTTTCCGTGCGCTGACAGGCCGCCTCGGACCGTACCTACGCTCTCCCTTGGAAGCATCTCGTGAAGCAGCGGGCGTTCTAGTCCGTGGTCTTCAAATTCTCTACATTGGTGCCGCATTCGTGATATTCCTGCCGGCAGTTTTTGCTCTTACAATAGAGCTCTACGTTCTTGTCCCGATCCACACATACCTTGGCCGCGAACAAGATCACGTTATCCATTTCGTCCAAGATTGGGCCCTGGGCGTGCTTTACGTTCAGATGGCAGTAAAACTAGCCCTGTGGCATACCAGGTCCCGACCAGCTGCAGTCTTGAACGGTCTCTTCCGTGATGGCTGGCTCAAGCCGAACGTCAAGCTCGCGACTAGAGCTTTGCTCCTCCCAATTACCCTTCTTGCCATAGTTGCAGTCACATTACCCCTATCCTTCGGCTTCGCATCGAACTCGTTAATATTCTCTGCCAGCCCCGAGCTACAACCAATGGTCTACCGCTACGCGTATCCGGtcacgatggcgatgggacTCATGGTCTGGTTCTTCTACCTGGTTTGTCGCCAGGTCGAAGTATGGCAAGTGAGCATCCGAGACGAGTTCTTCCTGATCGGAGAACGCCTTCACAACTTTCGAGAGAAGCGGGCCCGAGAAGTTGGCGTTCCCCGACGAGTGATAACTGGATAA
- a CDS encoding uncharacterized protein (COG:Z;~EggNog:ENOG410QEDU;~InterPro:IPR000845,IPR027417,IPR035994;~PFAM:PF01048;~SECRETED:SignalP(1-25);~go_function: GO:0003824 - catalytic activity [Evidence IEA];~go_process: GO:0009116 - nucleoside metabolic process [Evidence IEA]) codes for MTFTHGSYTVAWVCALPLELAAAKAVLDELHPLLPQPEADQNVYTLGSVSGHNIVLACLPAGIYGTISATAVVSHLMSTYPNIRFGLMVGIGGGVPSENPDIRLGDIVVSKPTDTSSGVIQYDYGKALQNGHFYPTGFLQKPPPLLLKAVAQTESDYILGESPFGEIMSRPSNLQKEEARRLFRRPSNDKLFHPTYNHVGDWSSCTECDQSQLMARPGRLTKEPRVHYGLIASGNQVMRDAKTRDLIAQGRGILCFEMEAAGLMDIVPSLIIRGICDYCDSHKHKEWQGYAAFAAAAYAKTVLIQIPLQEQGQQTADLTESVSKQRHWMVPFYRNPRFVGREEEIATIEEFFKNGQPKVAIGGLGGVGKTQIAIEFAYRLRERKPAC; via the coding sequence ATGACGTTCACGCATGGCTCCTACACGGTCGCCTGGGTGTGCGCCTTACCCTTGGAATTGGCCGCCGCGAAAGCAGTACTGGATGAGCTTCACCCTTTACTTCCTCAGCCTGAAGCTGATCAGAATGTCTACACACTTGGGAGCGTCAGTGGCCATAATATAGTGCTGGCCTGCCTCCCTGCTGGTATCTATGGGACAATATCTGCAACTGCTGTGGTGTCACACCTGATGTCAACGTACCCAAATATCCGATTTGGGTTAATGGTCGGTATTGGAGGAGGGGTCCCGAGCGAGAATCCTGATATACGCCTTGGTGATATTGTGGTCAGCAAACCTACCGATACGTCAAGTGGTGTTATTCAGTATGACTATGGCAAAGCACTTCAAAATGGGCACTTTTACCCTACAGGATTTCTCCAGAAGCCACCGCCTTTATTACTAAAGGCAGTTGCTCAGACAGAGAGTGACTATATCCTCGGGGAATCCCCCTTCGGCGAAATTATGAGCAGGCCTAGTAACCTTCAAAAAGAGGAAGCACGGAGACTATTTCGACGCCCATCCAATGACAAGCTGTTTCATCCAACGTACAATCATGTAGGTGATTGGTCCAGCTGTACAGAATGTGACCAGAGCCAGCTAATGGCTCGCCCGGGGAGGTTAACTAAGGAGCCTCGTGTCCACTATGGTTTGATCGCTTCTGGAAACCAGGTTATGAGGGATGCTAAAACACGGGACTTAATTGCACAAGGACGGGGCATACTCTGCTTTGAAATGGAAGCTGCTGGGCTCATGGATATAGTTCCATCACTTATCATACGAGGCATCTGTGATTATTGCGACTCTCATAAACATAAAGAGTGGCAAGGATACGCTGCATTTGCGGCGGCCGCCTACGCAAAGACTGTGCTTATTCAGATTCCTCTACAAGAGCAAGGCCAACAGACTGCCGACTTGACAGAATCGGTATCTAAACAGCGTCACTGGATGGTCCCTTTCTATAGAAATCCCAGGTTTGTCGGTCgagaggaggaaattgcCACAATTGAGGAATTTTTCAAAAATGGACAACCCAAGGTCGCTATTGGTGGGCTAGGCGGGGTGGGAAAAACCCAGATTGCAATTGAATTCGCTTATCGCCTACGCGAGAGGAAACCCGCATGTTAA
- a CDS encoding uncharacterized protein (COG:Z;~EggNog:ENOG410Q1N0;~InterPro:IPR011990,IPR019734,IPR000718,IPR002151;~PFAM:PF13374,PF13176,PF13424;~go_component: GO:0005871 - kinesin complex [Evidence IEA];~go_function: GO:0004222 - metalloendopeptidase activity [Evidence IEA];~go_function: GO:0005515 - protein binding [Evidence IEA];~go_process: GO:0006508 - proteolysis [Evidence IEA]) has translation MNMWCGGSAVSAELTDFLPRCENGCILFTTRSRRLAVKLASSSVVNIFEPDTETGVKIFEKTLIGQGLLDDKEVAITLLEQLAFLPLAITQAAAYINSNSLEISDYSALLQEQEPEVIELLSEDLGNRDEGRYKDVQSPVATTWLISFQQIQQLNPLAAEYLCFMACINPREIPQALLPEAASRKKRADAVGLLKAFSFVSEQIKGHTLSLHRLVHLSTRNWMRKQQQFSLHVRKTAIHFLQVFPNDDYKNKSIWRYYLPHALTLSGEGDFQKERERYIKLLRNMARCLRAEGRYNEAAVLFEDIVELKRRRISASRHSLSDSMSELAFTYWNQGQWRDAEELEKQTMEICKQALGLEHPNTLTSIANLACTYRCQGQYKKAEDLEKQTMEICNEVLGPNHSNTLVTMVNLACTYRYQAQYKEAKELEEHVLWTRKQVLGPDHPDTLAIMTNVACTYRCQGQYKEAEELEVQILRACKQALGPDHPDTLGKMVNLACTYKCHRRYKEADKLESEVLQTSKQVLGTEHPDTLTVMANLASTYQYQKQYTSAEELGAQILQARKRVLGPEHPSTLSSMASLAYTWHLQNKTHDALTLMKGCVTLRSRILGSSHPLTQLSSHSLRAWEEEEVK, from the coding sequence ATGAACATGTGGTGTGGAGGCAGCGCTGTCTCGGCAGAGCTAACAGACTTCTTGCCTCGATGCGAGAACGGCTGTATCCTATTCACCACTCGCAGCCGAAGGCTGGCTGTGAAGCTAGCATCGTCTTCAGTAGTCAATATTTTTGAACCTGATACCGAGACTGGGGTGAAGATCTTTGAAAAGACACTAATCGGACAAGGTCTGCTTGATGACAAGGAGGTAGCAATTACTCTGCTGGAACAGCTAGCATTCCTCCCGTTAGCAATTACCCAGGCAGCAGCATATATCAACTCCAATAGCCTTGAGATTTCCGATTACAGCGCGCTTTTGCAGGAGCAAGAGCCGGAAGTCATCGAGTTACTCAGCGAAGACCTTGGAAATAGAGACGAAGGGCGGTATAAAGATGTTCAGAGCCCAGTTGCTACCACCTGGTTAATCTCCTTTCAACAGATTCAGCAATTGAATCCACTCGCAGCAGAATATCTATGCTTTATGGCGTGTATAAACCCACGTGAGATTCCGCAAGCTTTACTTCCCGAGGCTGCctccaggaagaagagggcTGACGCAGTTGGGCTTCTTAAGGCCTTCTCCTTTGTTAGTGAACAAATTAAAGGCCATACTCTAAGTCTCCATCGGCTTGTCCACCTATCTACCCGGAATTGGAtgagaaagcagcagcagtttAGTCTGCATGTACGCAAGACAGCCATCCACTTTCTCCAGGTTTTCCCAAATGATGATTACAAAAACAAAAGTATTTGGAGATATTACCTACCTCATGCTCTCACACTGTCTGGTGAGGGGGATTTTCAAAAAGAGCGCGAAAGGTACATAAAATTACTTCGAAATATGGCAAGATGTCTACGGGCAGAGGGAAGATACAACGAAGCCGCTGTGTTATTTGAGGATATTGTGGAGTTGAAAAGGAGACGAATAAGCGCCTCGCGTCACTCTCTATCGGATAGCATGTCCGAACTAGCATTTACATACTGGAATCAAGGCCAGTGGAGGGACgcagaagagctggaaaaaCAGACCATGGAAATCTGCAAGCAAGCGCTAGGTTTAGAGCATCCTAATACTCTAACTAGCATAGCTAACCTAGCATGCACATACAGATGTCAGGGGCAATATAAAAAGGCCGAGGACCTGGAAAAACAGACTATGGAAATCTGCAATGAAGTGCTAGGTCCAAACCACTCTAATACTCTGGTTACTATGGTCAACCTAGCATGCACATACAGATACCAGGCACAGTataaagaagcaaaagagcTGGAAGAACATGTCCTATGGACCCGCAAGCAAGTACTTGGACCGGACCACCCTGATACTCTGGCTATCATGACCAATGTGGCTTGCACATACAGATGCCAGGGGCAATAcaaggaagcagaagagttGGAAGTCCAGATTCTGAGGGCCTGCAAGCAAGCACTAGGACCAGACCACCCCGATACTTTAGGTAAAATGGTCAACCTGGCATGCACATATAAATGTCACAGACGATACAAGGAGGCAGATAAGCTAGAGTCAGAAGTCCTACAGACCTCCAAGCAAGTTCTAGGCACAGAGCATCCTGATACCTTGACGGTCATGGCCAACCTGGCGAGCACATATCAATACCAAAAGCAATACACGTCAGCAGAAGAGCTGGGGGCACAGATCCTACAGGCCCGCAAACGAGTGCTAGGGCCAGAACATCCCTCCACTCTAAGCAGCATGGCTAGTCTGGCCTATACCTGGCATTTACAAAACAAGACTCACGATGCCCTGACATTAATGAAGGGATGCGTCACTCTTCGGAGCAGAATTCTGGGCTCTTCTCACCCTCTTACGCAATTGTCGTCTCACTCACTCAGAGcttgggaagaagaagaagtcaaaTAA